One Brassica oleracea var. oleracea cultivar TO1000 chromosome C7, BOL, whole genome shotgun sequence genomic window carries:
- the LOC106303804 gene encoding uncharacterized protein LOC106303804 gives MAFLCSPLPSCSVAIFSKSNTDGFRSSPSCRLRLRPISASHILAPAIDISAMVISETVSEDELWAAACLRVRTFNELNPSSYNIQDHRRYLAEREFEALKERVSGKREGFTRVSCVNATLPLSQLSTSSEDFFSACKFSDGIEDRVVVGSLDLNQCRWLPDEIAGTKPEGFSVDFARAYLSNVCVAKELHRNGVGYKLIEKSKVVARDWGITDMYVHVTVINEAAKRLYMKSGFVQESAEPAWQARYLNRPQRLLLWLCLPTS, from the exons ATGGCGTTTCTCTGTTCACCTCTTCCTTCATGCTCTGTCGCCATTTTCAGCAAGTCAAACACAGATGGATTCCGGTCTTCTCCTTCCTGTAGGCTCCGGTTACGTCCTATCTCCGCCTCACACATTCTTGCTCCAGCGATCGACATTTCAGCGATGGTCATATCCGAAACAGTGTCGGAGGACGAGCTTTGGGCTGCAGCTTGCCTCCGCGTGCGGACCTTCAACGAACTCAACCCTTCTTCTTACAATATCCAA GATCACAGAAGATACTTGGCGGAGCGTGAGTTCGAGGCCCTTAAGGAGAGAGTTTCTGGAAAAAGAGAAGGTTTTACGAGGGTGTCCTGCGTAAATGCTACTCTTCCATTGTCGCAACTATCAACCTCTTCTGAGGATTTTTTCTCTGCATGTAAG TTCTCTGATGGGATAGAAGATAGAGTTGTGGTGGGGAGCCTTGATCTTAACCAATGCCGTTGGCTTCCTGATGAAATCGCTGGAACAAAACCAGAG GGGTTTAGTGTGGATTTTGCGAGGGCATACTTGAGCAACGTCTGTGTTGCGAAGGAGCTGCATCGTAATGGAGTTGGTTACAAGCTCATTGAAAAGTCCAAAGTAGTTGCTAGAGACTGGG GAATAACGGATATGTACGTGCATGTGACGGTGATCAATGAAGCAGCTAAGAGGTTATACATGAAAAGTGGGTTCGTGCAAGAGAGCGCTGAGCCGGCGTGGCAAGCTCGATACCTTAACAGGCCACAACGGCTCCTCCTCTGGCTCTGTCTCCCTACTTCATGA
- the LOC106301447 gene encoding tetraspanin-7-like, producing the protein MVECSNNLVGILNFFTFLLSVPILSAGIWLGKNAATECERFLDKPIVALGIFLMFVSIAGLVGACCRVSCLLWLYLFAMFLLILLGFCFTIFAFVVTNRGAGEVLSDRGYKEYRVGDYSNWLQKRVSNAKNWDRIMSCLVYSNVCSTFSSRYASVTVNEFYKTNLNALQSGCCKPSNDCNFTYVRPTNWTKTTGPYTNEDCNVWDNKPGTLCYNCQACKAGLLDNLRNSWKKVAEVNIVFLVFLIIVYSVGCCAFRNNRKRRWR; encoded by the exons ATGGTTGAGTGTAGCAATAACCTTGTCGGAATCCTTAACTTCTTCACCTTCCTCCTCTCAGTCCCCATCCTCTCCGCCGGAATCTGGCTCGGCAAAAATGCAGCCACCGAGTGTGAGCGGTTCCTCGACAAACCAATCGTCGCTCTCGGAATCTTCCTCATGTTTGTCTCCATCGCTGGTCTAGTCGGCGCTTGCTGCCGTGTCTCTTGCCTCCTATGGCTTTACCTTTTCGCTATGTTCCTTCTCATACTCCTCGGGTTCTGTTTTACCATCTTCGCCTTTGTCGTCACCAACCGCGGCGCCGGTGAGGTTTTGTCGGATAGAGGGTATAAGGAGTACCGTGTAGGTGATTACTCTAACTGGCTCCAGAAGCGAGTTAGCAATGCTAAGAATTGGGACCGGATCATGAGCTGCTTGGTTTACTCCAACGTGTGTTCTACTTTCAGTAGTCGCTACGCCAGTGTCACCGTCAATGAGTTTTACAAGACTAATCTCAATGCCCTTCAG TCTGGTTGCTGTAAGCCGTCCAATGATTGTAACTTCACCTATGTGAGGCCGACTAATTGGACAAAGACTACTGGTCCATACACAAACGAGGACTGTAACGTTTGGGACAATAAACCGGGGACTCTATGCTACAACTGCCAAGCCTGCAAGGCCGGTTTGCTCGACAACCTCAGAAATTCCTGGAAAAAAGTGGCTGAGGTGAACATTGTCTTCCTTGTATTCCTCATTATTGTCTACTCTGTTGGTTGTTGCGCCTTCCGGAACAATAGGAAACGCAGATGGCGTTAG
- the LOC106301448 gene encoding cytochrome c oxidase subunit 6b-3, producing MEDEIELKTAPADFRFPTTNQTRHCFTRYIEFHRCTTAKGEDSNDCERFAKYYRALCPGEWVDKWNEQRETGTFPGPL from the exons ATGGAGGATGAG ATCGAACTGAAAACGGCTCCTGCTGATTTCCGCTTCCCTACAACGAACCAGACAAGGCATTGCTTCACCCGTTACATTGAGTTCCACAG GTGCACAACTGCAAAGGGTGAGGACTCCAATGATTGCGAGAGGTTCGCCAAGTACTACCGCGCTCTCTGCCCTGGAGAATGG GTTGACAAGTGGAATGAGCAGAGGGAGACCGGAACTTTCCCTGGTCCTCTCTGA
- the LOC106305696 gene encoding protein TSS, which translates to MAPKAGKTKPHKSKGDKKKKEQKVLPTVIEISIETPDESQVTLKGISTDRILDVRKLLAVHVQTCHFTNFSLSHQVRGTRLKDSVDIVSLKPCHLTIVEEDYTEEQATAHIRRLLDIVACTTAFGSSKPPASRTSPKESGNKDAGDSDSVLSPKLKEPEKKLVVGGGGCEASQAAEGGDKGEINMCPPTRLGQFYEFFSFSHLTPPIQYIRRSARPSIEDKGLDDLFQIDVKVSSGKPITVVASRTGFYPAGKQQLLCHSLVELLQQISRPFDTAYDALMKAFTEHNKFGNLPYGFRANTWVVPPVVADSPSTFPSLPVEDVTWGGDGGGVGRSGKHDKRKWAKEFAILAAMPCKTSEERQVRDRKAFLLHSLFVDVSVFKAVEIIKNVVESNQLSPALAFHEQRVGDLVIRVARDDPDASAKLDRKSDGTRVLEISQEELAQRNLLKGITADESATVHDTSTLGVVVVRHCGFTAIVKVAAEINLDGGSLPQDIDIEDQSDGGANALNVNSLRTLLHKSSTPSSIAQRSPNADSEQIRVAKSLVRKVFEDSLQKLEAEPSRKTKPIRWELGACWVQHLQNPASNKTESKNTEDAKPEPPVKGLGKQGGLLKEIKKKIDVKANKSEQGQDALVNTVDNDNKSETEVQKELEKQNEEMEKMWKELVTEAAYQRLKESETGFHLKSPGELIEMSRKYYTDTALPKLVADFGSLELSPVDGRTLTDFMHTRGLQMHSLGRVVELADKLPHVQSLCIHEMIVRAYKHILQAVVAAVENTADLAISIATCLNVLLGTPSDTESEYDEKIKWTWVETFISKRYGWDWKHEGCQELRKFSILRGLSHKVGLELVPKDYEMDTSCPFKKLDIVSMVPVYKHVACSSADGRTLLESSKTSLDKGKLEDAVSYGTKALTKLVAVCGPYHRMTAGAYSLLAVVLYHTGDFNQATIYQQKALDINERELGLDHPDTMKSYGDLAVFYYRLQHTELALKYVNRALYLLHLTCGPSHPNTAATYINVAMMEEGLGNVHVALRYLHEALKCNQRLLGADHIQTAASYHAIAIALSLMEAYSLSVQHEQTTLQILQAKLGPEDLRTQDAAAWLEYFESKALEQQEAARNGTPKPDASISSKGHLSVSDLLDYITPDTDLKARDAQRKARLKVKGRPGQSPGPVSEDNQKDDEILSPPSITGESSSDKENKSEAKPEEKKVDKRDLQPQDQLTLVKLESTAQVDDDSDEGWQEAIPKNRHPSGRRTRPSLAKLNTNFMNVTQQTTKSRGKSTNFASPRTSSNELSISAGGSTSQHAKKLLKSSSLNRKQNSSSVVVEKPVNSKSALVSSPCTEQINKPTLMVSPVTSQAGKLFSYKEVALAPPGTIVKIVAEQLSEETTAPETLDAAKVAVDGPENVKAEDVVSENKLVASETEAKNADSNEQGGVAVGGSESMSSPEDIKAEKAAAEGSPTETAVSDASQGKSESVQTAEDSNGVKQHKDVSGAELKAVDGETEDLPNGDSSPKASVVADGEKQEACEAQKEMSKKLSASAPPYTPTTIPIFGSIAVPGFNDHVGILPSPLNIPPMLPVNHVRRSTPHQSVTARVPYGPRLSGGGYNRSGNRVPRNKPSFPSIAESNGEASQFIGPRIMNPHAAEFIPSQPWVSNGYPVSPNGYLASPNGTEITQNGYPLSPVAEGAYPCNIPVQPQNGHTIAAPLATEMAEEKSGGEGESNKEKKAAEDEEVIAQEAIETPENGHSAVSEEGTTAQEISDEKNGKGQGGKCWGDYSDSEIEVTN; encoded by the exons ATGGCTCCTAAAGCTGGGAAAACAAAGCCGCACAAGAGCAAAGGAGATAAGAAGAAGAAGGAACAGAAAG TGTTGCCCACTGTCATAGAGATAAGTATTGAAACACCAGATGAATCCCAAGTGACTCTCAAG GGAATCTCCACGGACAGAATCTTAGATGTGAGGAAGCTCTTGGCGGTCCATGTTCAGACATGCCACTTCACCAACTTCTCTCTCTCTCACCAG GTGCGTGGCACTAGGCTCAAGGACTCCGTTGACATCGTATCGCTCAAGCCCTGCCACCTCACCATCGTCGAAG AGGACTATACGGAGGAGCAAGCCACCGCGCACATACGGCGGCTCCTCGACATCGTCGCTTGCACAACCGCCTTCGGTTCGTCGAAACCTCCGGCATCTCGCACGTCTCCCAAGGAATCTGGAAACAAGGATGCCGGCGATTCAGATTCCGTTCTCAGCCCTAAGCTCAAGGAACCAGAGAAGAAACTCGTCGTCGGCGGCGGCGGATGTGAGGCTTCTCAAGCTGCGGAAGGCGGAGACAAGGGCGAAATCAACATGTGCCCACCGACTCGTCTCGGGCAGTTTTACGAATTCTTCTCCTTCTCCCACTTGACTCCACCGATCCAAT ATATCAGAAGGTCTGCTCGTCCATCAATTGAAGATAAAGGATTAGATGATCTCTTTCAAATCGAT GTTAAAGTTTCAAGTGGGAAGCCTATCACTGTTGTTGCATCAAGAACAGGTTTTTACCCAGCTGGGAAACAGCAGCTTCTGTGTCATTCTTTAGTTGAGCTGCTGCAACAGATAAGCAGGCCTTTTGATACT GCTTATGACGCTCTTATGAAAGCCTTCACTGAGCATAATAAA TTTGGCAACCTTCCTTATGGTTTCCGGGCAAACACTTGGGTAGTTCCTCCGGTTGTTGCAGATAGCCCATCTACTTTTCCGTCACTTCCAGTGGAGGATGTGACATGGGGAGGAGATGGCGGTGGGGTTGGCCGGTCTGGTAAGCATGACAAGAGAAAGTGGGCCAAGGAGTTTGCGATTTTGGCAGCCATGCCTTGTAAAACATCTGAAGAGAGACAGGTTCGAGATAGGAAGGCCTTTCTACTCCACAGTCTATTCGTCGACGTTTCTGTTTTCAAAGCAGTGGAGATTATAAAGAATGTAGTAGAGAGTAATCAACTCTCGCCTGCGTTGGCTTTCCATGAACAAAGAGTAGGTGATTTGGTCATAAGGGTGGCTAGAGATGACCCTGATGCCAGTGCCAAGCTTGACCGAAAGAGTGATGGGACTCGAGTTCTAGAGATCTCTCAGGAAGAGCTTGCTCAAAGAAATTTGCTTAAAGGGATCACTGCTGATGAGAGTGCGACGGTTCAT GATACATCGACCTTGGGTGTGGTGGTTGTCAGACATTGTGGTTTCACAGCCATTGTTAAGGTTGCTGCTGAAATTAACTTGGATGGGGGCAGTCTCCCACAGGATATAGACATTGAAGACCAATCAGATGGAGGTGCAAATGCACTGAATGTAAACAG CTTGCGAACTCTGTTACACAAGTCGTCAACTCCTTCCAGCATAGCTCAGAGATCACCAAATGCAGACTCAGAACAAATACGTGTGGCTAAGTCCCTTGTGAGGAAAGTATTTGAGGACAGTCTGCAGAAATTAGAGGCTGAGCCCTCAAGAAAAACCAAGCCTATAAGGTGGGAATTGGGAGCTTGTTGGGTGCAACATCTTCAAAATCCAGCTTCAAACAAAACTGAGTCTAAAAACACTGAAGATGCTAAGCCTGAACCACCTGTTAAGGGTCTTGGAAAGCAAGGTGGACTTCTAAAGGAGATTAAAAAGAAGATTGATGTGAAAGCTAACAAGTCTGAACAGGGCCAGGATGCCCTTGTTAATACCGTTGACAATGACAATAAATCAGAAACTGAGGTTCAGAAGGAACTCGAGAAACAGAATGAGGAAATGGAAAAGATGTGGAAAGAATTGGTGACAGAAGCTGCATATCAGCGTCTTAAAGAATCAGAAACTGGTTTTCATCTCAAG TCACCAGGAGAGCTGATTGAGATGTCCCGCAAATACTACACTGACACCGCTCTTCCGAAACTG GTGGCAGACTTTGGATCTCTTGAACTCTCACCCGTCGATGGGAGAACTCTGACTGACTTTATGCACACCAGAGGCTTACAGATGCATTCCTTGGGGAGAGTG GTCGAGCTGGCTGACAAGCTCCCTCATGTGCAATCCCTCTGTATTCATGAAATGATTGTTCGGGCATACAAGCATATACTGCAGGCTGTTGTAGCAGCTGTTGAAAACACAGCTGATCTAGCCATCTCAATAGCAACATGCTTAAATGTCCTATTGGGAACACCGTCTGACACTGAGAGTGAATACGACGAAAAGATAAAGTGGACCTGGGTAGAAACTTTCATTTCCAAGAGGTATGGGTGGGATTGGAAGCATGAAGGTTGCCAGGAATTGAGAAAATTCTCCATTCTTAGGGGACTGTCACACAAG GTTGGACTGGAGCTTGTTCCTAAAGACTATGAGATGGACACATCATGTCCATTCAAGAAGTTAGATATCGTCAGTATGGTTCCTGTATATAAG CACGTTGCATGTTCATCCGCTGATGGACGCACGTTGTTGGAATCATCCAAAACTTCCTTGGATAAAGGAAAACTAGAGGATGCTGTCAGTTATGGTACCAAG GCATTAACGAAGCTTGTAGCTGTGTGCGGCCCATATCATAGAATGACCGCCGGAGCATATAGTCTACTTGCTGTTGTGCTGTACCATACTGGGGACTTTAACCAG GCTACCATTTATCAGCAGAAAGCACTCGACATAAATGAAAGGGAACTTGGACTTGATCATCCAGACACAATGAAAAGCTACGGCGACCTGGCCGTCTTCTATTATCGTCTCCAGCACACAGAATTAGCTTTAAA ATATGTCAACCGTGCATTGTACCTTCTGCATCTAACATGTGGACCGTCACATCCAAATACTGCTGCCACTTATATTAATGTAGCGATGATGGAAGAAGGTTTGGGGAATGTCCATGTGGCTTTAAGATACCTTCATGAAGCGTTGAAATGTAACCAGAGACTACTTGGAGCTGATCATATCCAG ACTGCTGCAAGCTACCATGCCATTGCTATTGCTCTTTCTCTGATGGAAGCATACTCCTTGAGCGTCCAGCATGAGCAGACAACTCTACAGATTCTACAGGCAAAACTTGGGCCTGAGGATCTTCGGACACAG GATGCGGCTGCGTGGCTCGAGTATTTTGAGTCTAAAGCTCTGGAACAGCAAGAGGCTGCACGAAATGGTACTCCCAAGCCAGACGCCTCTATTTCCAGCAAAGGCCATCTCAG TGTATCGGACCTGCTAGATTATATAACCCCGGATACTGATCTTAAAGCAAGGGACGCTCAAAGGAAAGCTCGCCTAAAG GTCAAGGGAAGACCAGGACAAAGTCCAGGACCTGTGTCTGAAGATAATCAGAAAGATGATGAAATTCTGAGTCCGCCTAGTATCACTGGGGAGAGCTCAAGTGACAAGGAGAACAAATCAGAAGCAAAACCTGAAGAAAAAAAGGTTGATAAACGTGATTTGCAACCTCAAGATCAGCTGACGCTGGTTAAGCTAGAGTCCACGGCACAAGTGGATGATGACTCTGACGAAGGATGGCAAGAAGCTATCCCAAAAAATCGTCATCCTTCTGGGCGAAGAACCCGTCCCAGCCTGGCAAAGCTGAACACAAACTTCATGAACGTGACCCAGCAGACAACAAAAAGCAGAGGAAAATCCACCAATTTCGCATCCCCAAGGACCAGTTCAAACGAGCTTTCAATATCAGCTGGTGGTTCTACTTCCCAGCACGCGAAGAAGCTTTTGAAGAGCTCAAGTTTGAACAGAAAGCAAAACAGTTCCAGTGTAGTGGTAGAAAAGCCAGTTAACAGTAAATCAGCCCTGGTAAGCTCACCTTGCACCGAACAGATCAACAAGCCAACTCTGATGGTGAGTCCTGTGACTTCCCAAGCTGGAAAACTGTTTTCCTATAAGGAAGTTGCACTGGCACCCCCTGGAACAATTGTGAAAATAGTTGCGGAGCAGTTGTCAGAAGAAACGACTGCCCCAGAGACTTTGGATGCAGCAAAAGTCGCAGTAGATGGTCCTGAAAACGTTAAGGCTGAGGATGTTGTTAGTGAGAATAAGCTGGTGGCTTCAGAAACTGAAGCGAAAAATGCTGATAGCAATGAACAAGGAGGGGTGGCTGTTGGTGGATCAGAGTCGATGAGTTCACCAGAGGATATCAAGGCTGAAAAGGCAGCAGCAGAAGGATCTCCAACAGAGACAGCTGTTTCAGATGCAAGCCAAGGAAAATCTGAAAGTGTACAAACGGCTGAGGACTCAAATGGAGTGAAGCAACATAAGGATGTCTCTGGTGCTGAACTGAAAGCAGTAGATGGTGAAACGGAAGATCTGCCCAATGGAGACTCAAGCCCAAAGGCATCAGTTGTTGCAGATGGAGAAAAACAAGAGGCATGTGAGGCACAAAAGGAGATGAGCAAGAAGCTCTCTGCCTCTGCACCGCCTTATACCCCGACGACCATTCCAATTTTTGGCTCGATAGCAGTTCCAGGATTCAACGACCATGTGGGAATCCTTCCCTCCCCATTGAACATACCGCCAATGCTTCCTGTAAACCATGTCCGAAGGTCAACTCCTCATCAGTCTGTAACAGCTCGAGTTCCCTATGGACCAAGGCTCTCAGGTGGTGGTTACAACCGATCTGGAAACAGGGTTCCTCGTAACAAACCAAGCTTCCCCAGTATCGCTGAGTCTAACGGCGAGGCTAGTCAGTTCATTGGCCCAAGAATAATGAACCCTCACGCGGCTGAGTTCATACCGAGTCAACCATGGGTTTCTAATGGTTATCCAGTGTCACCAAACGGCTATTTGGCATCACCAAATGGGACGGAAATAACACAGAATGGGTACCCATTGTCGCCAGTAGCAGAAGGTGCATATCCGTGTAACATACCTGTACAGCCTCAGAATGGACATACTATAGCTGCACCACTGGCTACTGAAATGGCTGAGGAGAAGAGTGGAGGTGAAGGAGAGAGCAACAAGGAGAAGAAAGCTGCAGAGGATGAAGAAGTCATTGCACAAGAAGCTATTGAAACACCTGAAAATGGACACTCCGCAGTAAGTGAAGAGGGAACCACAGCGCAAGAGATATCTGACGAGAAAAATGGGAAAGGACAAGGAGGCAAGTGCTGGGGAGATTACAGCGACAGTGAAATTGAAGTCACAAATTGA